A part of Pseudoalteromonas arctica A 37-1-2 genomic DNA contains:
- a CDS encoding TolC family outer membrane protein, whose protein sequence is MIIKNTFKKHQGTMLIGLAITAVTLSNYVHANEQSAMPLTYVSSKAIENNPEVQEAWHAFKSSIYGVDAARSGYLPSVDVSASAGYERRNYGIEEEYNRNTAELSVTQMLYDGFRTSNTVDRFKRIQLIRYFELISQTEQTALEASIALLDVQKFKELVQLAEANLQEHESVYQQIEQSVGAGVARAADLEQISGRLSLAQSNVLTEYSNLHDVSARYLRVVGELPMNDIKQADLDENNIPISVNQALDVAYKNSPSFYASLYNIEAQKANAKAQKAAFHPNVDLSARYGSQDRDELGQNETRTEARVGIDISYNLYNGGLDSANLEQAYQDINIAKYQRDQACIDIRQSLQIAYYNVTILEQKLPALNQHRESSTKVKIAYKDQFDIGQRTLLDVLDAENESFQSTRSYIVALYDRQSAILTMLKEMGKLLPALDVMSGKYPTLKELTDDPIVHNAQNICPSYDVATTFSRKAFLQKKAKQDNAYMSVTAMPRYLDIPLETDTTQSSFLDDDGDGVPNEQDTCSSTPLSTNVDLSGCTIYSASTSNIEIGIPFSADSSDVRSQYIQEISRLADFLKENPNKQVEIQGHASLDGDRTYNRKLSEKRAFAVAEILIKQFDIKPKRVKSFGYGIDQPRVNEISVRANAANRRIEAVITDS, encoded by the coding sequence GGATTAGCGATTACAGCCGTAACTTTATCAAACTACGTGCATGCAAACGAACAATCAGCAATGCCACTTACATACGTCTCAAGTAAAGCGATTGAAAACAATCCTGAAGTACAAGAAGCATGGCATGCTTTTAAATCTTCTATTTATGGAGTGGATGCTGCCCGTTCAGGTTATTTACCAAGTGTTGATGTATCAGCAAGTGCAGGATATGAAAGAAGAAATTACGGTATTGAAGAAGAATATAACCGTAATACAGCCGAATTAAGCGTTACTCAAATGCTTTATGACGGTTTTAGAACATCTAATACAGTTGACCGTTTTAAACGTATTCAACTTATTAGGTACTTTGAGCTTATTTCTCAAACAGAACAAACAGCACTTGAAGCCTCGATTGCACTACTTGACGTACAAAAATTCAAAGAGTTAGTACAACTTGCAGAAGCTAATTTACAAGAGCACGAGTCTGTATACCAACAAATAGAGCAAAGCGTAGGCGCCGGTGTAGCGCGCGCAGCAGACCTAGAACAAATTAGTGGCCGTTTATCTCTAGCGCAATCTAATGTATTAACGGAGTACTCAAATTTACATGATGTAAGCGCTCGCTACCTAAGAGTTGTAGGTGAGCTACCTATGAACGATATAAAGCAAGCTGACCTTGATGAAAACAATATACCAATTTCGGTTAACCAAGCGCTAGACGTCGCCTACAAAAACAGCCCTTCATTTTATGCCTCTTTGTATAATATTGAAGCGCAAAAGGCGAACGCCAAAGCACAAAAAGCGGCCTTTCATCCTAACGTAGATTTATCTGCCCGCTACGGTAGCCAAGATAGAGATGAGCTTGGTCAAAATGAAACCAGAACAGAAGCGCGAGTCGGCATAGATATTAGTTATAACTTGTATAACGGTGGTCTTGATAGCGCTAATTTAGAACAAGCTTATCAAGATATAAACATTGCAAAATATCAACGAGATCAAGCCTGTATTGATATTCGTCAAAGTCTGCAAATTGCCTACTACAACGTCACTATACTAGAGCAAAAGTTGCCAGCGCTTAATCAACACCGCGAATCATCAACTAAAGTTAAAATTGCATATAAAGATCAATTTGATATAGGCCAACGAACTCTACTAGACGTACTTGATGCCGAAAACGAATCGTTCCAATCAACACGTTCATACATAGTTGCGCTTTACGACCGCCAATCGGCTATTTTAACTATGCTAAAAGAAATGGGGAAATTATTGCCAGCACTTGACGTAATGTCAGGTAAATACCCTACATTAAAAGAGCTAACTGACGATCCTATTGTGCATAACGCACAAAATATTTGTCCGAGTTACGATGTAGCAACCACCTTTAGCCGCAAGGCATTTCTACAAAAAAAAGCGAAGCAAGATAATGCCTACATGAGTGTAACCGCTATGCCAAGGTACTTAGATATACCGTTGGAAACCGACACTACACAAAGTAGCTTTTTAGATGATGATGGTGACGGCGTACCAAACGAGCAAGACACTTGTTCGAGTACACCACTGTCAACTAATGTTGATTTATCTGGCTGTACAATTTATAGCGCATCAACCTCGAATATAGAGATTGGTATCCCTTTTTCTGCTGACTCAAGCGATGTAAGGTCTCAATATATTCAAGAAATTAGTCGGCTTGCAGATTTTTTAAAAGAAAACCCAAATAAGCAGGTTGAAATACAAGGTCATGCTTCTCTAGATGGAGATCGAACATATAACCGCAAACTATCTGAAAAACGTGCGTTTGCTGTTGCTGAAATTCTAATTAAACAATTCGATATAAAACCAAAACGTGTTAAATCGTTCGGGTACGGTATTGATCAACCTCGAGTAAACGAAATATCAGTAAGAGCAAATGCTGCGAATCGACGTATCGAAGCTGTAATTACTGATAGCTAA